In Phaseolus vulgaris cultivar G19833 chromosome 7, P. vulgaris v2.0, whole genome shotgun sequence, the genomic stretch AGCCCCATTACCTTTGATACTTGTAATAGATCAGCTTCAAGAATCTGAATTCATTCAACGAGAAAGACATTGTCCATTCAAATTGTGATAAAGTTCCCAATCACTCAAAACCTTAACAAGCGCATGCAGACAATTTACCTTGTAAGTATAAACTTGCATAGGTGAACTCCTCTTCATCACAGGTCCACGAGTACTCCATTTTGTGGACCAAGTACGTGCATGGTCTTTATTATCCTTACCAGATTCACCGTCAGAACTTGTGATGTTATTGTTAGTTAAATCAGATGCTCCTCTAAGATTTTCTTCAGGCACTGGAGCATAGTTTTCCAAATCCTTGGCATAATCATCCCATTGACGGACTTCAAACAATGGAGGTTTTCCTGTAATAAAAGAGATTTTCTAATTACACTTCAATTTAATCAACTCTGCAAATATTGTATCAATTAGATATGATTGAGATACTTCATTACAGAAGGTGAGGAATACCTGCCAAAATGGCATCCACAGTTGCATCTAATCTATGATGAACACGGCATTCTGTTTTAGATATCATCTCAACAGCACATGAAAACGTAGGTGGTCCTTTCCTTTCAAGAATTGTCTTCTGCACTTTCCTTTTCCTGGCTTCCTCATCCCCAAGGGTTACGCTCTATTCAAATAAATCTTCAATAAATGTTATAAATGTGGGAAAGCACTACACATATTCCATTTGCACATGGCTCTGAAATTTTAAGATCAATTAACTCTTTGAAAGATGAAGCTGGCCAGAAAGCAGGAATGTATTTAATTCATCATTATTCATATAAATCACAAAAgtgaaaagaaaatgaaaagtgcAACTTTGCACCTCAATGCCGCCAACAAGAATCTGTAAGTAAggattttttattatgttttcgATGGTCATTCCATGTGCGGTTCCAACCAATTGAACTCCTCTTTGAGCAATGGTACTGGCTGCCAATGCTTCAAGCTCTGTTCCAATTTCATCAATTATAATGGTTTCAGGCATGTGATTTTCAACTGCTTCAATCATAACCTgcataaaatacatataaatggTGTCACGGAAGATCATTCATGATTAGATCTCTTCCAATAAAGCAATAAAGCAAGACAAAAATGAATGAGATCTGTACTGACATTATGCTGCATATTCACGTTTGGAACTTGCATCCGCCTGGCTCTGCCTATTCCTGCATGAGGAACATCTCCATCCCCTCCAATTTCATTAGATGTATCCACTATTACAACACGCTTCCTGAACTCATCTGCCAGCATCCTAGCAGTCTCTCTGCGCACAAAAATAACTTTCTAATTTTAGATCCTTAACATGTCAAGGAAAACTAGTTACTTGTTAGTAAGATGCTAATTTTTGTCAATCACTTTAAATATATTACTCAACCAAATTGAGTCCATCTTAAGCATGACTTTTCAAAGTGAATATCACACAAACAATGATTGACCAAATGGCAATGTATATTTACAAGTGAGatgaataataattattaagtgaactttaagtctaactcagcCTCATAAAACCGAGTTATAAGGTGAGATTTacattcacttatatactataaaattcaCTTATACACTACAAAATGTCTTAATGTGTCTTAATAGTATCTCCAACCATAATAAACTGAGTAAGAGCAGCTAATGTGTAAAGATACATAAAAAGTGTACCTGATTAAAGTTGTTTTACCGACTCCAGGAGGTCCAATGACCAAGATAGAACCTCCATCCTCAACTAAATCACGTATGATTCCAGCACTTCCACTCACAGCTCGACCCACTCGACAAGTAAGCCCAATGATTTGCATTTTCCGATTCCGAATCGCACTTATCCGATGCAACGACCTATCAATACCCGACCGGTTGTCATCAGAAAACTCACCAACCTAAACAACCCATCGCAATTACACATCAGTCACCACAACCAAGACAAGTAACCAACAccacaaaaacaacaacaaattgTTATTTCTTCGAAACATTACCTTGGAAATGGCGTGGCGCAAATCTTCCTGGTCGATGGGTTGTTCGGAGATGACCCAATCGCCGGAGGGGAACCTGGCGAGAGGTTTTCTCCCCAAATCCATGACGACCTCTATGAGGCCTCCAATTTCGCGGTGGCGGTAGAGCTCCCTTCGCATCTTCAGAGGTAGAAGTTCGAGGAAGA encodes the following:
- the LOC137828475 gene encoding protein SEEDLING PLASTID DEVELOPMENT 1, producing MRALNSHVLLIDLHYHPHVPTSALAYLPNAHFISSLRRRPTRLRCTASPEIRRPSSDRFYGSSPSTSRPEDLSLFLELLPLKMRRELYRHREIGGLIEVVMDLGRKPLARFPSGDWVISEQPIDQEDLRHAISKVGEFSDDNRSGIDRSLHRISAIRNRKMQIIGLTCRVGRAVSGSAGIIRDLVEDGGSILVIGPPGVGKTTLIRETARMLADEFRKRVVIVDTSNEIGGDGDVPHAGIGRARRMQVPNVNMQHNVMIEAVENHMPETIIIDEIGTELEALAASTIAQRGVQLVGTAHGMTIENIIKNPYLQILVGGIESVTLGDEEARKRKVQKTILERKGPPTFSCAVEMISKTECRVHHRLDATVDAILAGKPPLFEVRQWDDYAKDLENYAPVPEENLRGASDLTNNNITSSDGESGKDNKDHARTWSTKWSTRGPVMKRSSPMQVYTYKILEADLLQVSKVMGLEDVIDVTDDIGTADAILASGSELRQNPWIRGVAKFHHVPVFVIKSNTMAQMVKAVRMILGLESFDRSKNKPLNDCLDIEIEDDEPKRKPSLEEIDALEEVRLAIEYIVIPGGEAVELLPRRSEIIALQLELVQSYQLAAEKSGTEQNPRLQILPLRLNTKKPSKSTTSVARKKTSPTSASTGGGGTGVTRLPLLPE